CGACCGCGGCGTGGCGTTGCCGACCGTGTCGGCGAAGCTCACGAACGCGCAGTCGTCGAACGCCGCGACCGCGTCGACGACGACCTCCGGTGGGGTGCGGAACGCGTCGACGAGCGTCAGAAACGGCGTCGCGCCGCCCTCGCGGACCCGATCGACGGCCGCGCGCATCGCCTCCAGCATCTCCGCGCGTGACTTCCCGACGGTGTGCGCCAAGTGGAGCTCAGAGAGCGGGCCGAACACCTCGACGACGTCCGCGCCCGCGTCGAGCGAGGCGTCGACGTCCCTCGGGACGGCCCGGGCGATCGAGACGATGTCCGCGTCGCAGACGCTCGCCGCCCGGTCGATGGCGGCGGCGTCGGGGTCGCCCGTGACGGCGAAGCCGGCCTGCACGTAGTCGAGGCCGAGGCGATCGAGCGCGCTCGCGGCCGTGACCCGGTCGTCCACGCCGTACGATCGCCCCGGCATCTGCCCGCCCTCGCGGACGGTGACGTCCTGCAGGCGCATTCAGATGATCTCCCCGGCTTCGAGTTCGGCGATCTCCTCCGCGTCGAGGCCGAGTTCGGTGTACACCTCGACGTTGTGTTCGCCGTGGGGCGGGCCCGCGTGGGTCACCTCGCCGGGCGTCCGCGAGAACTTCGGAACCACCCCGTGGGTCCGGAACGGCCCGACCTCGTCGTCGTCGACGCTGACGACGTTGTCGCGGGCGGCGTACTGCTCGTCCGCGAAAACGTCGCGCATGTCGTAGACGGGCCCGAGGATGCCGCCCTCGGCCTCGATCGTCTCGATCACCTCCTCGGTGGGGTGTTCGCGCGTCCACGCCTCGATCTCGGCGTCGAGCGCGTCGGCGTTCTCGACCCGTTTCTCGTTGGTGGCGAACTCGTCGCGCTCGAGCAGGTCCTCGCGATCGATCGCCCGCGCCACGCGCTCCCAGATGCGCTGGTTCGACGCCGACAGCGTGATGTAGCCGTCGGCGGTCTCGTAGACGTTCCGCGGCGCGGCGTTGGGATGCTGGTTCCCGCGGCGCTCGCGCACCGACCCGTCCTGGTCGAACGCCTCGACGTCGCCGACGAACAGCCGGAAGAGCGGTTCGTACAGCGACACATCGATCACCTGGCCCTCGCCGCTGCCGCCGCGGCCGACGTCGCGCTCGAAGATCGCCATGAGCGTCGCCTGAACGGCGAACTGCGCAGCCGTGAGGTCCGCGAGCGAGATCGGCGGCAGGAGGGGTTCGCGGTCGGCGAAGCCGTTGGCGTGCGCCCACCCCGAGATCCCCTCGGCGACGGTCCCGAAGCCGGGCTTTTCCGAGCGCGGCCCGGTCTGGCCGTAGCCCGAGATGCGGAGCATGATCACCGACTCGTTCACGGCTTTGAGGTCCTCGTAGCCCAGCCCCCACCGCTCCATCGTGCCGGGGCGGAAGTTCTCGAAGACGACGTCGGCGTCCGCGACGAGATCGAGCGCGAGATCTCGCCCCTCGTCGGTCGAGAGGTTCAGCGTCACACAGCGTTTGTTCCGGGCGATCGCCTTCCACCACAGCGAGACGCCCGCCTCGAACGGCGGCCACTCGCGGAGGGGATCGGGGTGCTCGGGGTGTTCGGCGAAGACGACGTCCGCGCCGAAGTCGGCGAGCATGAGCGTCGCAAAGCCGCCACTGATCATGCCGGAGAAGTCGACGACTCGGAGGCCGTCGAGCGGCCCAGGGCGTGAGAGCGCGGTCATCGATCCTCCGGCGTCGAGAGGCAACTGACGGGCATTGGGCCACGTACGACGATCCGGCTAAAACGGTTTGCCCCTCCGAGCGTAGGTCGTTTATCAGTGTGCCACGCGCCGTCGGCGGCGACGGTGGACGCTCGAGTTGGACTCCCGACGGCGAATTTCGACACGCATTTATCGAGCGCCCGAATCACCCACGAGTAATGGAAGAGTCACGCATCTGGGGTACGCTCGGGATCCTGCTCGCCCTCGCGGGCTTGGTCGTGATCGCGCTGGACCACGAGTTCCTCACGGCGCTCGGCGAGGGACACGTCGGTGAACCGATCGTCGTCTACGTCGTCGGCGTCGCCGCGGTCACCGTCGTGACGCTCCTCGTCATCGGGCCGAGCATGGTCGCCGGCGAGTGAGGCGGGACCGAGGCGCTTTTCTACTGACCCGCGCAAAATACGGCCGTGTTATCGGTCGAGTTGCACGCACACTCGGCGCTCTCGTACGACGGGCGTGACCCCGTCGAGGACCTCCTCGAACGGGCACGGTCGGCCGACCTCGACGCGCTCGCGGTCACCGACCACGACGAGATCGACGCCAGCCTCGAAGCCGCGTCGATCGCCGCCGACTACGACCTCGTCGGCATCCCCGGTATGGAGATCTCCTCGGCCGCGGGCCACGTCCTCGCGCTCGGCGTCGAGGAACTCGTTCCCGCGGGCCTCCCGTTCGACGAGACGCTCGACCGGATCCGCGAGGGCGGCGGCGTCGCGATCGTTCCCCATCCGTTCCACAGCTCTCGCCACGGCGTCGCTCGACACGTCTCACCCGCGCAACTGGCCAGCGCCGACGCCATCGAGGTGTACAACTCGCGGCTGTTGACCGGCCTCGCCAACCGCAAAGCCGAGAAGTTCGCCGCCCGACACGACCTCCCGACGACCGCCGGGAGCGACGCGCACATCGCCGAGATGGTCGGACGCGCCGTCACCGCGGTCGGCACCGACGATCGCACGCCGGAAGCGATCCTCGACGCCGTCTGCGAGGGGCGGACGAGTGTCGTCGGCCGGCGAACGCCGTGGCGCGTCTCGGTCCGACAGGCGCTGTCGGGCGTCCCGCGCCGGGTGAAACACACCGTCCTCGACGCCTTGTGACGCCGATGGCCCGTGACGTTCTCCGCGGTGCCGCGCCGGCCGTCGTCCGGGCGGCGCTCGCGGACCGCGATCCCTTCCCCGGCACCGGCGGGTTCGCCGGCGCGCTCGACACCGGGGCGGCCGTTTCGGCCGACGACGGAGGGACCGGCGAGGGCGCGGCCGGGGGGCGCGGCGGGCGCGTCGTCCGCGACGTCCTCGGGCGACAGCCCGTCTTCGTCGACGGCCATCGCTGGAGCTTCGAACCCGGTCGACTCGACGAGCCACGACCCGTGGGAGCGGGCCGCGTCGTCGACCTCGATTCGGGCGACGATGCGCGGGTGTGGACGCTTCCCGACCACCCGCCGGAGTCCGACCGCGAGCGGGCGATCGAAGCGGTCCGGACGGCCGTGCTGGAGAGTGTCCGCGGCGTCAACGACGAGGGCCTCGCGGTCGCGTTCTCCGGTGGCGTCGACTCCGCGCTCGTCGCCAGCGGCGTCGACGCCCCCTGTTACGTCGCCGGCTTTCCCGACTCACACGACGTCGCCGCCGCCCGGGAGGCCGCCGCGGCGATGGACCGCGACCTCCGAGTCGTCGAACTCACCCACGACGACCTCCGCGACGCCGTGCCGCGGGTCGTCGCCGCGACGGGCCGGACGAACCCCATGGACGTGGGGATCGCGCTCCCGCTCGTCCTCGT
This Salinigranum marinum DNA region includes the following protein-coding sequences:
- a CDS encoding CoA transferase, with the protein product MTALSRPGPLDGLRVVDFSGMISGGFATLMLADFGADVVFAEHPEHPDPLREWPPFEAGVSLWWKAIARNKRCVTLNLSTDEGRDLALDLVADADVVFENFRPGTMERWGLGYEDLKAVNESVIMLRISGYGQTGPRSEKPGFGTVAEGISGWAHANGFADREPLLPPISLADLTAAQFAVQATLMAIFERDVGRGGSGEGQVIDVSLYEPLFRLFVGDVEAFDQDGSVRERRGNQHPNAAPRNVYETADGYITLSASNQRIWERVARAIDREDLLERDEFATNEKRVENADALDAEIEAWTREHPTEEVIETIEAEGGILGPVYDMRDVFADEQYAARDNVVSVDDDEVGPFRTHGVVPKFSRTPGEVTHAGPPHGEHNVEVYTELGLDAEEIAELEAGEII
- a CDS encoding PHP domain-containing protein translates to MLSVELHAHSALSYDGRDPVEDLLERARSADLDALAVTDHDEIDASLEAASIAADYDLVGIPGMEISSAAGHVLALGVEELVPAGLPFDETLDRIREGGGVAIVPHPFHSSRHGVARHVSPAQLASADAIEVYNSRLLTGLANRKAEKFAARHDLPTTAGSDAHIAEMVGRAVTAVGTDDRTPEAILDAVCEGRTSVVGRRTPWRVSVRQALSGVPRRVKHTVLDAL
- a CDS encoding asparagine synthase C-terminal domain-containing protein: MARDVLRGAAPAVVRAALADRDPFPGTGGFAGALDTGAAVSADDGGTGEGAAGGRGGRVVRDVLGRQPVFVDGHRWSFEPGRLDEPRPVGAGRVVDLDSGDDARVWTLPDHPPESDRERAIEAVRTAVLESVRGVNDEGLAVAFSGGVDSALVASGVDAPCYVAGFPDSHDVAAAREAAAAMDRDLRVVELTHDDLRDAVPRVVAATGRTNPMDVGIALPLVLVAERARADGFSRLAVGQGADELFGGYAKVVSPAEDHRVDADTVRGARRETVETLPRQLERDVLALRAAGVEPVAPLLDDRVVRAALPLPGDLLATDEERKVALRRAAEGVVPASVAASKKKAVQYGSLVSRELDRLARQAGYKRRLDDHVGQYVRSLVDET